One part of the Arthrobacter sp. EM1 genome encodes these proteins:
- a CDS encoding enoyl-CoA hydratase-related protein, with product MSTQEIQKTIALSCEAGIATISLSRPPVNAYNAAMLEELLEILKSIESSSDIRVVVLESAIEGYFSAGADVNEFASNTRAENLAVVEMARAVTLAISNSSKPYIGAIAGHALGGGLELALACDMRIGLDGTQRIGLPEVKLGLMPGNGGVQRLTRVVGPSRAVELCMMGGSITPKQAETWGLFNQLLSSAEFQKGVNVIATTLAASAPLALTAVKKCVAHGVAQEISAALQTESLFGDTLYETDDAREGLTAFAERRIPRFTGS from the coding sequence ATGAGCACGCAAGAAATCCAAAAGACAATAGCACTGTCATGTGAAGCAGGCATCGCTACAATCTCGTTGTCCAGACCTCCCGTAAATGCTTACAATGCGGCCATGCTGGAGGAACTCCTGGAAATCTTGAAGTCGATTGAATCCAGTAGTGACATACGTGTAGTAGTCCTGGAAAGTGCGATCGAGGGATATTTCTCTGCCGGTGCTGACGTTAATGAATTTGCGTCAAACACGAGGGCCGAAAACTTGGCTGTCGTAGAAATGGCACGAGCAGTGACTCTCGCTATTTCCAACAGCAGCAAACCGTATATCGGCGCCATCGCCGGACACGCACTCGGGGGGGGCCTTGAACTGGCGCTCGCTTGCGATATGCGGATCGGCCTTGACGGTACCCAAAGAATTGGCCTGCCCGAGGTTAAACTCGGGCTGATGCCGGGCAACGGCGGCGTTCAGAGGCTGACCCGCGTCGTCGGCCCGAGTCGGGCCGTGGAACTTTGCATGATGGGCGGGAGCATTACCCCGAAACAAGCGGAGACTTGGGGACTTTTCAATCAGCTTTTGTCTTCAGCCGAGTTCCAAAAGGGTGTGAACGTGATAGCAACCACTTTGGCTGCCAGCGCCCCATTGGCTCTTACTGCCGTAAAAAAGTGCGTCGCCCACGGCGTAGCTCAAGAGATTAGTGCTGCGCTCCAAACGGAAAGCTTGTTTGGGGACACACTTTATGAAACTGACGATGCCCGGGAGGGGCTTACAGCATTCGCAGAACGAAGAATCCCGCGCTTTACTGGCAGTTGA
- a CDS encoding ATP-binding cassette domain-containing protein, with the protein MTLGDTATEPLVHIKDFRMDFGDTTVIKDLSFDVRAGETFGFLGSNGSGKTTTLRALLGIYQPTAGTLHIGGRPFTPEDGARLGYLPEERGLYKKESVMDVMVYFGQLKGLDKTHAKAWSREYLDRVELADKAGMRLDKLSGGQQQKIQLGVTIMNQPELLILDEPTKGFDPVNRNLLMDIIEEQKLAGATVIMVTHQMEEVERLCQRVILLKDGTARAYGTVAEVQDEFGGTHYRLSYNGTLPPSALFDVVSDTGSDAELSPRPGGDEAAVLRELIGRGVAVRSFTTARTSLDEVFIKVYGENHNMAEA; encoded by the coding sequence ATGACGCTGGGGGACACGGCCACCGAGCCGCTGGTACACATCAAAGATTTTAGGATGGATTTCGGGGACACTACGGTCATCAAAGACCTCTCCTTCGATGTCCGCGCCGGGGAAACTTTTGGCTTCCTGGGCAGCAACGGATCCGGTAAGACCACCACCTTGCGGGCCCTGCTGGGGATTTACCAGCCGACGGCGGGGACGCTCCACATCGGTGGCAGGCCGTTCACCCCCGAAGACGGGGCCCGGCTCGGTTATCTGCCCGAAGAGCGCGGCCTGTACAAAAAAGAGTCCGTCATGGACGTTATGGTCTACTTTGGCCAGCTCAAAGGCCTGGACAAAACGCACGCCAAGGCCTGGTCCCGGGAGTACCTGGACCGGGTTGAACTTGCCGACAAGGCCGGTATGCGGCTGGACAAGCTCTCTGGCGGCCAGCAGCAAAAAATCCAGCTCGGTGTGACAATCATGAACCAGCCCGAGCTGCTGATCCTGGACGAACCGACTAAGGGGTTTGACCCGGTAAACCGGAACCTGCTGATGGACATCATCGAGGAACAGAAGCTCGCCGGTGCGACGGTCATTATGGTGACCCACCAAATGGAAGAAGTCGAACGGCTATGCCAGCGGGTTATCCTGCTCAAGGACGGTACCGCACGCGCCTACGGCACCGTCGCGGAAGTTCAGGACGAATTCGGCGGGACCCATTACCGGCTCTCCTACAACGGCACCCTGCCGCCGTCGGCCCTGTTCGACGTCGTATCCGACACCGGGTCCGACGCCGAACTCTCCCCCCGCCCCGGCGGCGACGAAGCCGCCGTGTTGCGCGAGCTGATCGGCCGGGGTGTGGCCGTGCGGTCCTTCACGACGGCGCGAACGTCGCTGGACGAAGTCTTCATTAAGGTCTACGGCGAGAACCACAACATGGCGGAGGCCTGA
- a CDS encoding ABC transporter permease: protein MAGQSPKQRTTPAPVSPKRPFARHNLGTVVGFEFNRTMKKRGFWIATLAIPVVLAIVFALVYLSNTSTAASEDAQRNATVAFTYTDDSGLIAPDIATAMGGRAEADPDKALQNVKSGVSEAYFAYPAQPATEPVKVYGTDQGIFENGKYDAVAKQLLTASAQGAVGSPQLTAAASGNVKTETQTFKNGQPTGGFGSAIPPLMFLLIFYISIILLSNQMLNSTLEEKENRVTEMILTTLNPTTLIIGKVIALFMVGLVQILVFLTPIATGYLFFRDKLALPDLDLSSISFEPGTIIVGALLLVGGFTVFTGVLVAIGAIMPTAKDAGTIFGPLMALIFIPFYAISLIISDPGAVIVQIFTYFPLSAPVTAMLRNAFGTLSPAESVIVIAELYITGFLILRLAVHLFRYGSIQYSGKLSIAGTFRKRRTSDGK, encoded by the coding sequence ATGGCAGGACAATCCCCAAAGCAGCGAACCACCCCGGCGCCCGTCAGCCCGAAACGGCCGTTCGCCAGGCATAACCTGGGCACCGTTGTCGGTTTCGAATTCAACCGCACCATGAAAAAGCGCGGCTTCTGGATCGCGACCCTGGCCATCCCCGTGGTGCTGGCAATCGTGTTCGCACTGGTCTACCTGAGCAATACCTCCACGGCCGCCAGCGAAGACGCGCAGCGGAACGCCACCGTGGCCTTCACCTACACAGACGACTCCGGACTCATTGCCCCGGACATAGCCACCGCCATGGGTGGCAGGGCCGAGGCGGACCCGGACAAGGCCCTGCAAAACGTCAAGAGCGGGGTGTCGGAGGCGTACTTCGCCTACCCTGCGCAGCCGGCCACCGAGCCGGTAAAGGTCTATGGCACCGACCAAGGAATTTTCGAAAACGGTAAATACGACGCCGTTGCCAAACAGCTCCTGACCGCCTCGGCCCAGGGGGCAGTGGGCTCCCCGCAACTAACCGCCGCGGCCAGCGGCAATGTAAAAACCGAAACACAAACCTTCAAGAACGGCCAGCCAACCGGCGGCTTCGGCTCCGCGATCCCGCCGCTGATGTTCCTGCTGATCTTTTACATCTCCATCATTCTGCTCTCCAACCAGATGCTCAACAGCACATTGGAAGAAAAGGAGAACCGGGTCACTGAGATGATCCTGACAACGCTGAACCCCACCACCTTGATCATTGGCAAAGTCATTGCCCTGTTTATGGTGGGCCTGGTCCAGATTTTGGTCTTCCTTACGCCAATCGCCACCGGCTACCTCTTCTTCCGCGACAAACTTGCCCTCCCGGACCTGGATCTGTCCAGCATTTCATTTGAACCCGGAACCATTATTGTTGGCGCACTGCTCCTGGTGGGCGGCTTCACTGTTTTTACCGGCGTCCTGGTCGCGATCGGCGCGATCATGCCTACCGCCAAGGATGCCGGCACCATCTTCGGGCCGCTTATGGCGCTGATTTTCATCCCGTTCTATGCGATCAGCCTGATCATCTCCGATCCGGGCGCGGTCATCGTGCAGATCTTCACCTACTTCCCGCTTTCAGCGCCGGTCACCGCCATGCTCCGCAACGCTTTTGGCACCCTCAGCCCCGCAGAATCCGTGATCGTTATTGCCGAGCTCTACATCACCGGCTTCCTCATCCTCCGCCTTGCGGTCCACTTGTTCCGCTACGGATCCATCCAGTACTCGGGCAAGCTCTCCATTGCAGGGACCTTCCGCAAACGCAGGACATCCGACGGAAAATGA
- a CDS encoding extracellular solute-binding protein has product MVSASEMYAKTAGVVVDWQYRSLQSFADAPLEELSRHFDLLVIDHPHIPLAASQGALARLDGAGFDEELSRLAAQSAGASHSSYEYGGHQYGLASDAATQVAVRRPDLLRDAPDDWEAVMRLAKQGKVLWAAKPIDSYSSLITIAANNGAPAFATPGTFLRPDDGFEALDRMHELAALVPEFCFEANPIDVAEAMCRSDEWCYSPLAFGYTNYSRRGYREVRLAYSDIPAGREGVRGSLLGGAGIAVSAYSSYADEARAFAFWVSSADTQNGVYFRSGGQPGNSSAWDNEELNSQTLDFFKGTKSTMEGAYMRPRLPAYVAFQDTVSPWVTQALRGEISDQQLITSMNMEAARMSDSR; this is encoded by the coding sequence ATGGTCAGCGCGTCCGAGATGTACGCGAAAACAGCGGGCGTTGTTGTTGACTGGCAATATCGGTCCCTCCAGTCATTCGCCGATGCGCCGCTGGAGGAACTTTCACGACACTTTGATCTGTTGGTCATCGATCACCCACATATTCCATTGGCAGCCAGTCAAGGGGCACTTGCCCGTTTGGACGGGGCGGGATTCGATGAGGAGCTTTCAAGGCTTGCCGCCCAGTCAGCGGGGGCCTCCCACTCAAGTTATGAGTACGGAGGCCATCAGTATGGACTTGCAAGTGATGCCGCAACACAAGTGGCAGTTCGTCGACCCGATCTCCTCAGGGATGCCCCTGATGATTGGGAAGCCGTGATGAGGTTGGCAAAACAGGGGAAGGTCCTGTGGGCGGCAAAGCCCATTGACTCGTATTCAAGCCTTATCACCATCGCCGCCAACAACGGCGCTCCTGCGTTTGCTACACCTGGAACCTTTCTTCGTCCGGACGACGGATTCGAAGCGCTGGATCGTATGCACGAACTCGCGGCCCTCGTTCCGGAATTTTGTTTCGAGGCCAATCCAATAGATGTCGCAGAGGCGATGTGCCGGAGCGATGAATGGTGCTATTCGCCGCTGGCATTTGGGTATACAAACTACTCCCGTCGGGGATACCGGGAAGTACGGCTCGCATACTCGGACATTCCTGCAGGTCGCGAAGGTGTCCGGGGTTCACTCCTTGGTGGCGCGGGCATCGCCGTTTCAGCGTACAGCAGCTATGCGGACGAGGCTCGTGCCTTTGCGTTCTGGGTATCGTCCGCCGATACCCAGAACGGAGTCTACTTCCGGTCAGGTGGTCAACCCGGGAATTCCTCCGCGTGGGACAACGAAGAATTAAATTCGCAGACACTGGACTTCTTCAAAGGAACGAAATCAACGATGGAAGGCGCCTACATGCGTCCACGGCTGCCCGCGTATGTCGCTTTCCAGGACACCGTCTCGCCGTGGGTGACGCAGGCGCTCCGAGGAGAAATTTCAGATCAACAACTCATCACATCAATGAACATGGAAGCAGCGAGAATGAGCGATAGCCGTTAG
- a CDS encoding CaiB/BaiF CoA-transferase family protein, with translation MRETLDLPLEGIVVLDFSQFLAGPVAALRLADLGARVIKIERPETGDIGRTLAFAGRTADGDTVSFHAMNRNKESYTADLKDSTDLAVVRKLITQADVIIQNFRPGVMERIGLDYESVSELNPRIVYASATGYGNHGPWKDRPGQDLLAQSISGIPWLSGSSEDGPVPVGISIADHLMSCHIAQGVTALLLRRERTGRGGHVETSLLEGLLDLQFELLSTHLNDSTVTVERRGKNSANAFLAAPYGTYPTKDGFIALAMNPIAKLGALLNVTALEELTDAAAAWQQEPEIAKILAATFLHESTDHWLELLDAADVWCAPVLTLEELVAHDGFAAINMTQQVSRKASVTQSGEDFSLLTTRSPIRVDGQIINCNRPAPKLGQHNETLKGGVL, from the coding sequence TTGCGTGAAACACTTGACCTTCCGCTGGAAGGAATTGTTGTGCTTGATTTCAGTCAATTTCTTGCTGGCCCTGTTGCGGCCCTCCGCCTGGCCGACCTAGGCGCAAGGGTTATAAAAATCGAACGGCCCGAAACAGGAGACATCGGCCGCACGCTGGCATTTGCCGGACGGACAGCAGACGGAGACACGGTGTCATTCCATGCAATGAACCGCAACAAGGAAAGCTATACAGCTGATTTGAAAGATTCGACCGACTTGGCGGTTGTTCGGAAACTGATTACTCAGGCGGACGTCATTATCCAGAACTTCCGCCCAGGTGTCATGGAGCGAATCGGCCTCGACTACGAGTCCGTCAGCGAGCTGAATCCCCGTATTGTCTACGCAAGTGCGACTGGCTACGGAAATCACGGACCGTGGAAGGACCGCCCCGGACAGGATCTGCTCGCGCAGTCCATCTCCGGTATTCCTTGGCTTAGCGGGAGCTCCGAGGATGGACCCGTGCCCGTCGGGATCTCCATAGCCGACCACCTCATGAGCTGTCATATCGCCCAAGGGGTGACCGCGCTACTTCTTCGTCGGGAACGGACCGGCAGAGGCGGCCACGTCGAAACGAGCCTGCTCGAAGGTCTCTTGGACTTGCAGTTCGAGTTGCTGAGCACTCATTTAAACGATTCCACTGTCACCGTCGAGCGCAGAGGCAAGAATTCAGCGAACGCTTTCTTGGCTGCACCCTATGGCACGTACCCCACGAAAGATGGATTCATCGCGCTTGCCATGAATCCGATAGCAAAACTGGGCGCCCTCCTAAACGTGACGGCACTTGAAGAGCTGACCGATGCTGCGGCTGCGTGGCAGCAGGAACCCGAGATCGCTAAGATCCTCGCCGCCACGTTCCTTCATGAATCAACCGACCACTGGCTTGAGTTGCTTGATGCTGCGGATGTCTGGTGCGCTCCAGTTCTGACGCTCGAAGAGCTGGTCGCCCACGACGGGTTTGCAGCCATCAACATGACGCAGCAGGTCTCGCGTAAGGCATCAGTCACACAGAGCGGAGAAGACTTCTCTCTGCTGACCACACGGAGTCCAATCCGCGTCGACGGTCAGATTATTAACTGTAATAGGCCGGCTCCGAAGTTGGGCCAGCACAATGAAACGCTCAAGGGGGGAGTCCTATGA
- a CDS encoding LacI family DNA-binding transcriptional regulator translates to MDQELRIGQATRSRLVDVAELAGVTKSVASRVLNNDPTLSVRKETRLRVIESASRLGYQPHAGARALAGSRTRALALLIPDLTNPVYSRITRGAYQQARLRGYALLLAEDSEDDGVDETFADLVASGRVDGLLIASARPDHPLLRILPETDISHVFVNRPVEGSGRNVTMDFEASSACAVEHLRKLGHRRIGHVSGPAALAPSQLRRDGFLSAARSAKLPHPAVESGEFNEKGGYTATRRLLAGHPEITGIFTSTLNQAIGALHALREAHVSVPGQMSVISYDDLPLAGYLDPPLTTIAMPLDELGRASVDAVCAQLDGEKPQNIYVPTAPQVVVRQSTSSLAT, encoded by the coding sequence GTGGATCAGGAACTTAGGATCGGGCAGGCAACCCGCTCGCGGCTTGTGGACGTTGCTGAACTCGCGGGCGTCACGAAATCCGTAGCTTCACGCGTCCTGAACAATGACCCGACCCTCTCAGTCCGCAAAGAGACCCGCCTTCGCGTCATCGAATCCGCCTCCAGGCTGGGCTACCAACCACACGCCGGCGCCAGGGCTCTTGCCGGATCCAGAACGCGGGCTCTAGCGCTCCTGATCCCTGACCTGACTAACCCCGTATATTCGAGAATTACCCGCGGGGCTTACCAGCAGGCCCGCCTCCGGGGATACGCATTGCTGCTCGCCGAAGATTCCGAAGACGATGGTGTCGACGAAACTTTTGCCGATCTCGTCGCATCGGGCCGGGTGGACGGCCTGCTGATAGCCTCGGCCCGACCGGACCACCCCCTCCTGCGCATTTTGCCCGAAACCGACATATCTCATGTCTTTGTCAATCGGCCGGTTGAAGGCTCCGGCAGGAATGTGACTATGGACTTCGAGGCATCCAGCGCCTGCGCCGTGGAGCACTTGAGGAAACTCGGACATCGACGAATCGGCCACGTATCCGGACCAGCAGCCCTGGCGCCATCCCAACTCAGACGAGACGGCTTCCTCTCAGCTGCCCGCAGCGCAAAGCTTCCCCATCCCGCGGTCGAGTCAGGTGAGTTCAATGAAAAGGGCGGCTACACAGCAACACGTCGCCTTCTTGCCGGGCACCCGGAGATTACCGGCATTTTCACCAGCACCCTCAACCAAGCCATCGGCGCGCTTCACGCGCTGCGTGAGGCGCATGTATCGGTTCCCGGACAGATGTCAGTCATCTCCTACGACGACCTCCCCCTCGCCGGATACCTCGATCCACCCCTAACGACCATCGCGATGCCACTGGACGAACTGGGCCGGGCCTCTGTCGATGCCGTCTGCGCCCAACTCGACGGCGAAAAGCCGCAGAACATTTACGTCCCCACCGCCCCGCAAGTTGTTGTGCGCCAGTCCACAAGCAGCTTGGCAACTTAG